In Helianthus annuus cultivar XRQ/B chromosome 9, HanXRQr2.0-SUNRISE, whole genome shotgun sequence, the following are encoded in one genomic region:
- the LOC110879165 gene encoding alpha-glucan water dikinase 1, chloroplastic → MQSSGMPWSGDEGQQRWEQAWIAIKKVWASKWNEITYFSTRKVKLDHELLCMVVLVQEIINDDYAFVIYTTNPSSGDPSEIYAEVVKGLGETLVGAYPGRALSFIAKKDKLDSPKVLGYPSKPIGLFHKKIHYFPICIQW, encoded by the exons ATGCAAAGCTCTGGTATGCCATGGTCTGGGGATGAAGGTCAGCAGAGATGGGAACAAGCATGGATTGCTATAAAAAAG GTTTGGGCTTCAAAATGGAACGAGATAACGTACTTTAGTACAAGAAAAGTGAAGCTAGATCATGAGCTCTTATGCATGGTTGTCCTGGTTCAGGAAATAATAAATGATGACTATGCATTTGTTATTTATACCACAAATCCATCTTCAGGAGATCCATCAGAGATATACGCCGag GTTGTAAAGGGACTTGGGGAGACTTTGGTCGGAGCTTATCCAGGTCGGGCTTTAAGTTTCATTGCCAAGAAAGACAAGCTCGACTCTCCTAAG GTTTTGGGTTACCCAAGCAAACCCATTGGCCTTTTTCATAAGAAGATCCATTATTTTCCGATCTGCATCCAATGGTGA
- the LOC118481812 gene encoding uncharacterized protein LOC118481812, with protein MPGSNKKKETGKQGDSSSSRHELNHVLTPKSELEHRPEFVLMRCVSCIFYVMVGEGNPKCPNCHRSDVLLAALPRDIPMPQENKDSSKKRKLNKFEMVSLNRHVINEQSLKSVYVAGNNKKKATDKQGDSQHELNHVLTPKSELEHEPEFILMRCINCIFYVMVREGNPKCPNCHKSDVLLDALPRDLLKPQENKDSSKKRNLNKVYGDFGGNPF; from the exons ATGCCTGGTAGCaacaaaaagaaagaaacagGTAAACAAGGTGATTCATCATCATCCCGACATGAATTGAACCATGTTCTGACTCCTAAATCTGAACTTGAGCACAGGCCAGAGTTCGTCTTAATGAGATGCGTCAGTTGCATCTTTTATGTCATGGTTGGTGAGGGTAACCCAAAGTGCCCTAACTGTCATAGGAGTGATGTTTTGCTTGCTGCGCTCCCTAGGGATATACCGATGCCTCAAGAAAATAAAGACTCATCAAAGAAGCGTAAACTCAACAAG TTTGAAATGGTCTCATTGAACCGCCATGTCATCAATGAACAAAGTCTCAAGAGTGTGTATGTGGCTGGTAACAACAAAAAGAAAGCAACAGACAAACAAGGTGATTCCCAACATGAATTGAACCATGTTCTGACCCCTAAATCTGAACTTGAGCACGAGCCAGAGTTTATCTTAATGAGATGTATCAATTGCATCTTTTATGTCATGGTTCGTGAGGGTAACCCTAAGTGCCCTAACTGTCATAAGAGTGATGTTCTGCTTGATGCGCTCCCTAGGGATCTACTGAAGCCTCAAGAAAATAAGGACTCATCAAAGAAGCGTAACCTCAACAAG GTATATGGTGATTTTGGGGGGAATCCATTCTAA